A window of the Diorhabda carinulata isolate Delta chromosome 1, icDioCari1.1, whole genome shotgun sequence genome harbors these coding sequences:
- the LOC130904267 gene encoding SH3 domain-binding protein 5 homolog isoform X1, whose protein sequence is MENSDEETELDPRIQIELEKLNTTTDEINKLEIEYDEENKTFRMLLNDCTRRLKLLSKKIGSSIEKSRTYYELLEVAKKAQQECQEAAALYKKAHGIHAAAKETVALAERQFLTNQHEWQFDNAWQEMLNNATMKVMEAETNKAECGRDHQRKAAAFKEIEEKLKLEDEKFHKAILKARPYFDEKVVCQDQLNTQKNRIGALKQEILNSKQSYSQTLKNLEQISNEIHMKRQGKKHENDILRGPREPGVGAELTSNFEEVSLTKQYQSLPDIITELDKYDDYNSAVVSSTVSEKYDCGSVDNIDDVGSTIKKLELNKRSIEGTSQTVFVSEFHLGKLEK, encoded by the exons atggaaaactCGGATGAAGAAACAGAATTAGATCCTAGAATAcagattgaattagaaaaattgaataccACTACTGACGAGATCAATAAATTGGAAATAGAATATGAT GAGGAAAACAAGACATTTCGTATGCTACTAAATGACTGTACCAGACGGCtcaaattattatctaaaaaaattggtAGCTCTATAGAAAAATCTAGAACATATTATGAACTATTGGAGGTTGCAAAAAAAGCTCAACAAGAATGTCAGGAAGCAGCGGCATTGTACAAGAAAGCTCAtg GTATTCACGCTGCAGCGAAAGAAACTGTTGCTTTGGCAGAAAGACAATTTTTAACCAATCAACATGAATGGCAGTTTGACAATGCTTGGCAAGAAATGCTCAATAATGCCACTATGaag gttatggAAGCAGAAACGAACAAGGCAGAATGTGGACGTGATCATCAACGAAAAGCAGCAgcttttaaagaaattgaagaaaaactaaaattagaagatgaaaaatttcataaagcAATCTTGAAAGCACGGCCTTATTTTGACGAAAAAGTGGTTTGCCAGGATCAATTAAATACTCAAAAGAATCGAATAGGAGCTTTAAAACAAGAAATACTAAATTCAAAACAATCTTATTCGCAAACTTTGAAGAATCTAGAGCAAATATCAAATGAAATCCATATGAAAAGACAAGGGAAAAAGCACGAAAATGATATTTTGCGTGGACCTCGAGAGCCAGGTGTAGGCGCCGAACTAACGTCTAATTTCGAAGAAGTTTCGCTCACAAAACAATATCAGTCACTGCCAGATATTATAACCGAACTTGATAAATACGACGATTACAATAGTGCCGTTGTTAGTTCAACTGTAAGTGAGAAATATGATTGTGGAAGCGTAGATAATATTGATGATGTGGgtagtacaataaaaaaattagaattaaataaaagatCCATCGAAGGAACAAGtcaaactgtttttgtttcagaatTCCACTTaggaaaactagaaaaatag
- the LOC130904267 gene encoding SH3 domain-binding protein 5 homolog isoform X2, whose product MAGNKCVYFKCGLSKRSDPTIKMYRFSVNVPTRCQKWIIYSGIHAAAKETVALAERQFLTNQHEWQFDNAWQEMLNNATMKVMEAETNKAECGRDHQRKAAAFKEIEEKLKLEDEKFHKAILKARPYFDEKVVCQDQLNTQKNRIGALKQEILNSKQSYSQTLKNLEQISNEIHMKRQGKKHENDILRGPREPGVGAELTSNFEEVSLTKQYQSLPDIITELDKYDDYNSAVVSSTVSEKYDCGSVDNIDDVGSTIKKLELNKRSIEGTSQTVFVSEFHLGKLEK is encoded by the exons atggctggaaataagtgtgtttatttcaagtgtGGACTAAGTAAGAGATCAGATCCTACAATTAAAATGTACCGATTTTCTGTGAATGTCCCTACCAGATGTCAAAAATGGATCATATACTCGG GTATTCACGCTGCAGCGAAAGAAACTGTTGCTTTGGCAGAAAGACAATTTTTAACCAATCAACATGAATGGCAGTTTGACAATGCTTGGCAAGAAATGCTCAATAATGCCACTATGaag gttatggAAGCAGAAACGAACAAGGCAGAATGTGGACGTGATCATCAACGAAAAGCAGCAgcttttaaagaaattgaagaaaaactaaaattagaagatgaaaaatttcataaagcAATCTTGAAAGCACGGCCTTATTTTGACGAAAAAGTGGTTTGCCAGGATCAATTAAATACTCAAAAGAATCGAATAGGAGCTTTAAAACAAGAAATACTAAATTCAAAACAATCTTATTCGCAAACTTTGAAGAATCTAGAGCAAATATCAAATGAAATCCATATGAAAAGACAAGGGAAAAAGCACGAAAATGATATTTTGCGTGGACCTCGAGAGCCAGGTGTAGGCGCCGAACTAACGTCTAATTTCGAAGAAGTTTCGCTCACAAAACAATATCAGTCACTGCCAGATATTATAACCGAACTTGATAAATACGACGATTACAATAGTGCCGTTGTTAGTTCAACTGTAAGTGAGAAATATGATTGTGGAAGCGTAGATAATATTGATGATGTGGgtagtacaataaaaaaattagaattaaataaaagatCCATCGAAGGAACAAGtcaaactgtttttgtttcagaatTCCACTTaggaaaactagaaaaatag